A single Chlamydia suis DNA region contains:
- the rplL gene encoding 50S ribosomal protein L7/L12 — MTTESLETLVEQLSGLTVLELSQLKKLLEEKWDVTAAAPVVAVAGAAAAGDAPASAEPTEFAVILEDVPADKKIGVLKVVREVTGLALKEAKEMTEGLPKTVKEKTSKSDAEDTVKKLQEAGAKAVAKGL; from the coding sequence GTGACAACAGAAAGTTTGGAAACTTTAGTAGAACAGTTGAGCGGCTTGACGGTGCTTGAATTGTCTCAGCTTAAAAAATTGTTGGAAGAAAAGTGGGACGTTACTGCTGCCGCTCCTGTAGTAGCTGTTGCTGGTGCTGCTGCTGCTGGTGATGCTCCTGCTTCTGCAGAGCCTACAGAGTTTGCTGTAATTCTGGAAGACGTTCCTGCTGATAAAAAAATCGGAGTCTTGAAAGTTGTTCGAGAAGTTACTGGTTTAGCTTTAAAAGAAGCTAAAGAAATGACTGAAGGCTTACCTAAAACTGTTAAAGAAAAAACTTCTAAAAGTGATGCAGAAGACACTGTTAAGAAGTTACAGGAAGCCGGTGCTAAGGCTGTTGCCAAAGGACTGTAA